A window of Gadus chalcogrammus isolate NIFS_2021 chromosome 2, NIFS_Gcha_1.0, whole genome shotgun sequence genomic DNA:
TAATTCGAATTTATGGTCAATATtcgattttaatatatattttaaagagTAAAATGACAACATGACAGCATGCGCTGAAAAAAGTGAGTACCGTATGTTGAATTTCTTATATCATTATtcatcttaaaaatatatatatttgtcataTCGGGTTTGGTTTGAAAAGATCAGAGATTTTATTTTCAGGCCAAATCGCCTAGCCCTAACCCCAAATAAGCTAGGCCTTTTAGAACCCAGACTGATTGAGGATTCACACACCCCCAGTTCTCTGTGGTCGGTCTGGCCTGTGGTGTCCTGGAGGAACCAGTTGTTTTGCTGGTCCCGACACACATACCAGCCGCCAGCTGAGGCCGTCTCATCAGCAGGCTGAGCCATGTGACCGCTGGCCTCAACAGTACACACTTgtcccgtctctccccccccccctcccccctgacacccagtctgcacaccaacacacttggGAATGTGCAGTAGGCGTCAGCGAGGTTGGGAACGCAGAACATGGAATAGTGttgaataatgaatgtgtataACAACAAAGTAAATGTGTATTAACGTACATTACATCTGAATGGAATGGGGGAAGCCCTGCACTCTTACGGGCCATTCGAGTAAAGGGGAGAACTAGCCTTATGCCAGCAAAACACTACACACTCCATGGACGTATTCAAAAACACACCCAACGTTGAGGTCCAGAAATCACAGAGGACGTGACTTACACACATGAGCCATACCCCAGGCGAGCACAGCTCTAGGGCGGTGTGTTTCCCCCCTTGTTTTTCCCCCTGATTTACCCAGTGCAGGAAGTTCTTAGAAACCAGTCAGGATGTTGTTAACTATTTCTGTGCCGTTTCACAAAGCCCCCACCCCCTTGCAAGACCACCACCTCCGCTCATAACATGATTGCATAACAGCCACAGAGGTGAAAGCTTAAGACCCACTCCTGGAGAAGAGGAACGGTCAACACAGCGACAAGTGGCACTGCTTTTGTTTGGATAGCGATATGAACGTTAGAAAGAGATAAGGATTGTAGTAGTGTAATGGAAAATTCTGACATACTGATATACTGTACATTGCTATATCCTTGGCTAGACGATTCGCCAATTCTTTTTACAATGCATATCACTACATCATTCCCAACGTTCCCCACATGGCTGTAGCTTTACAGATATACAGATAGCTACATAGCTACACAAACAGAGCAGCCCCTTAGTACCACTATATTAGCCCCAGTATATCAGCACCAGTATATCAAAACCAGCATATACCAGCGCCAGTATATCAGTACCAGTAAAGTAGAAACAGCATATTCACATTAACATTTTGGAGTAGCAGCAGTAAAGTAGCAAAAATGGCACCAGTATAGTACGGTGGTTGCAACAGTATATCAGCACCACAATAGTAGCTGCTCCAGTATACAGGAGTTGGAATGTCTCCCGGTTCTGAGAGcacttgtgtctgtgtctacgcTACGCTCCCCACAGCTGTTCCTCTTGGGGTATGCATACCTCCAAAGCTAGCCTGGGTCCTTAGCCTTGTAACAGGCTAGCTGACACACTCAGTTTTTGCTGGGAAAGAATCGAATGTCATGAAACCCTAGTGCTACTGTCTTTGCCCGAGGCAGAAGCTGAAACAGAATAACACATTCAGAGCATATATAATATCGTAGACGTAACAGTTTGGCCATGATGTTTTTAAAAAAGTATAGCAACTGTTGACCTGTTTAGGGCTGACTCCTGACCGTTTACACCCAACAAGTGGCCCCTTTGGAGGGTATCTTGTTGACATATCTACATATCATCCTATAGGGCTTTGTCTCCTTCAGGAGCCCGCGGGAGCTGTGACTTGTGAGATCAGTTGCCTTAGCGTGTGATGCCGGCTTGTATAACCGCACGGCATAACAATACAAAACGCTTACGTTATGACATAACGCCTACGCAAGGGTTGGTGAACCATTCAgccgacaaaaaaaaaaagcctgtcTTGAGAACTATTAGCTCTATTagcacacacgcaaatgcacacatacctTTCCTTGTATTTAAGGGATAGCAACTTCCAGTAATTAATTTCTTCGTCCTTTGAAGGGAATTTGGGGATCATCTCTGTTTCCATGGCTGGGCAGCCtaaagaaaaggaaagaagaTAAAGATACATGAGCCGCGGCCTGATGATGACAAAAGCATGCATTTTGACCGTATCAACCAGTTTCCAAGTAAAAAGGTTTTCAGAATGCCCTTTGGTTGAGTGTAAACCACTGATCATTCACAAGTCTCATATCCACAGAGACAGAAAACAACAAATAAGGCTGGAGTTTAATGCATATTATATCAGTATGTGAAAAGACAGATGTGGGTGTGCTTCCTATCCATATAAAAGCCCATATGTCCCGGGGGTTGAAACCCACCGCAACTCCCTTCATCATCCAGGGGCTGTTCCATCACGTCAGCACAGCGCATCACCAGTAGGCACACATGGATCCAAGCTGGCGAACATACAACTGAGGTCAGGACCACAAGTTTGGCCCAACTTCAGGGCCATTAACCAAAGGGGTTTCCTAAAGTCTCCAAATCGAGTTTCAGACGCAATACCTCAAGCTGTGCTACTTATAGAGGCACAGGCAGAATAACATGCAATTAAACTGGTTATTTGTAGTGGAAAAAGTGAATATACTGTATGTCCAAGCCAGGCCACGGCACGCTATAGACTTTAGATGAATATGAGCAGAGCACCATAATCCATTTCTGTAGGCTCTCTACGAAAAATCCCCTTTACCTGGAAGTCTGAGCTAAAGTCCTAGGCCTTCACAGAATGTTTATTTCCCATGACAGTCCCCTTCAGTGGGCTATCAGGACTGTGGTGGATGGCATGCAGGGTCAAGGGAGGGACAGAGTAGCGGGATGAACAGAGCACAGCGGTCTGTCCTTTCTGCATTCCTCTCAGATTGGGTGTCGATAGGTGACTCATCACATCCAGCTCCATGTTCTGTTGTTAAGACGCAGGGAGCTATACAACCCACGGGTGACCTGTGGAATAACGCCACCGAAGAGGAATGTGGCCAACGGTGGCTAGAGACACAGACCCTTCAACACGGGCAAGGCATTCTCAACCTTTTGACTTCTTCCAAGCATTTTCATGTTTTGGTTGCAATAGGTCGGTTTGGTCACTGTTGAGAGTttgagtgggggggggtagttCGTTTTTCAAATCATTCGGGTGGTCCATCATGTAAAAGAGAATAGATAAACACTGTCGTTTCCATAGTGATCCAGACTAAAACAAAAGTGTCAACGTTATCTTGAGAAACACAATAGGTACTGCCACAACCTTGAATGTAAACAAGACTCTGACGTGCATCAGACTGAGCCAGCAACACACTGTTATCATAGATTTGACACTTTATTGTAAAGCTATAATAAAAGCATGACAGGGTCCCATGGTGAGACCCATATACCAACAATAACACAAATATATGATGTTCATATGCACTGCATTATACAACTGACAAGCCAAAGTATTACAACTACACTGATAAAGTCCTCCCCTTTTTCACTTACAGACGTTTAGCGATGATGTATAATGCACGTACAGATGTTCAGCGATAAGGGGATCAGAGCCAAAATCAGGTCCAAAATCCCTAAAACAATCATTCCTCTCTCCGGAAATCGTGGTTCAGTCAAAACGCCGGGTCTGGTGGGCAGCATGAGAATCCCCTGGTCGGGCTTCACATGTTACCTTCTCGTTTAACACAACAACAGTGTCCTCAACAGCGACTCTTACGCAATCTCGATACAAGATACCGGCGTCAGATGTGACATACATTACTAATATGATTCATCATGAATCACTGGTTCCCTCCCTGTGGGCAGTTAGCCTCATCGAGAGACCGGCTGGATGTGAAAAGCTTAGCAGTGGTTGTGGTGGACTGACCATTGCGGTCTACGAGCTACCTTCAATGGGGGTTATTTTGCAGATGTAGGCTGGCTATACAAATACGATCACACCGTGTCATGTCATGTTATACCACCGGAAACATTACAGTGTTCAAACAGAACTAAATAGCTGTTAGTATACTTGGCACCATGAAAAGAGGAAGCCTCGACGCCCAGTTTAGGAGCCGTCGAGGGTCGCTACGAAGGCGATTTTCCTTGAGAGGAATGCGACCAGAACAGTCGGGTGCTGATTCGAGTTCGTACCTGGGCATGTCAAATGACGGTCCGGTTGTAGGCTTTCTCGGCAAGTCTTCTAGCAAACTGTAACTTACATCCACTGTAACGCACACACCACCAGAACGTCAAACCATCTGTGGGTAAACTGTTTAGGAAATTGCCAACGCGTCTCGGAAGCGACGCTATAGCTGCGCGCTGACGTCAATGATGGGTGCGTCAGAAGGGGGCGGGGCGACTATAGAAATTGCGTGAGTAGAATTGGCTCTATCAAGCCCGAGTCAGTGCTCTACATTGTGCTTATCGTGCCCATCACCACAAGGTGGCATTTGACCGACTGGTTTAATGCAATCTCTCGTTATGCCAAAACAATGCTAAACGCATGTTCTTGACAACGTCGTAAACAAATAAGATATTTTCTTAACCTGATTTTATTCAGCTGTGTTAATAAAGTCATTTACATCCCCCATTCACATTtgaattcatatttatatagGCTTATATATTACACATGTTGTCTAAATATCATATAATAGGCTAAGGTATTGCTTAAATAGTGTAGGCATGCgttgcatgtatgtttgtttgtatgttgcCGATCGCTTAGTAAACTTGAAACTATGCAACCTGAAATGTGAACCTGCTTGACCGCTTCTGCCACAGATCCAATCAGCCGAGTCGTTGCATCGCAGGTGACATGTCGCTGATTTACAAGGGAGCCTCGAAACCAGACTGGTCACACTCCGAAGTGACAAGTTCCTTCTTAGCGAACAAAAAGAAGAAGTGAATGAGGATCCACGGATAATCTTGAGGGGTTACTCTGACTTCTCGTTTCCCTGTCAATTAGGCCTATATACTTACACATCTGCTGGTGGATTAAATGGCATTTTACAAGCACGaaggtctggaggagcccaCGGAACCAGAATGCCCGGTGTGTTACGAGAGCCTGTCGGGCAGCGAGAGGACCCTGAGCTGTGGACATGTCTTCTGCCACGACTGTCTGGTGCGGACGCTGGTCAGCATCACCCGAGACGGAGTGATCAGAGACACTATCATCTGCCCTGTGTGCCGACACCTCACGTTCATAAAGAAACAAACAGACGCCGTGGTGTCAATGCTCAacgaagagaaagaagagaccAAGCAGGGGGAGCAGACGCTGAAGGTCCCTATTCCCGCGCCCGCGGGCGCGGAGTACTTTGCGCATTACCCGGGGGCTCTGTTGCAGTCTGCCGCGAGAACTGTCCCTCTGGGCTTCGACTGGAGGCGCTGTTTCCGGCGGATGGGAGCTTTGCGGCGACAGATACTGGTGTTCCCCAACCTGGACCATAACGCGTCTCAGATCTTCATCATCAGCGAGCAGGGTCGCCCCATGGCCGAGGAGGACGCGCTGCGGGAGGTCTccacagtggtggtggtgcaacAACCGCCTGTCCGGCCCAGGCGCATTAAGATCTGCACCACGGGACGTTGGTTGCTCTTCTTGCTATCCATCTTCACTTTACTTGCACTGGTGGCTGCCACTTTACCTTGGATATTATTAGCTTAACTATGTACTAACTATGCAATCTGAACTGTGTAAACTTGCTTGACCACTTAGCTGCCGCAGATCCAACCAGCCGCTTGGTAGCCTCGAAACTAGACCGGTCACACTCAAAATTGAGAAGTTCCTTCTCAGCGAACAGAAGGAAGTAGTGAATAACGATCCACGGAGAATCTTAAGGGGTTACTCTGACTGCTCGTCTCCCTGTATGGACTTACACATCTGCTGGTGGATTAGATGGCATTTTACAAGCACGAAAGTGGAGGAGCCAACGGAACCACAATTCCCGGTGTGTTACGAGTGCATGTCCGGCAGCGAGAGGACCCTGAGCTGTTGACATGTCTCTTACAAAGAAACAAGCAGACGCCGTGGAGGCGATACTGCTCAGCGCCAAAAAAGAAGAGACCAAGCAGAACGATGAAGGTCCCCATCCCCGCTCCCCCGGGCGCCTTTACGCATTACCCGGGGGCTCTGTTGCAGTCCGTCGCGGACGTCCGGCCCAGGCGCACTTCTTGCCGTCCGTATTCAATATAGCCTACTTGCACTGGCGGCTGCCCCTTTgcattggatttttttggattaacCGTGTGTGATTGGTTTTACTGTACAGCTGCAATGTGTTTTATGGAGACCTGACAATAGTGCTAAGCATTA
This region includes:
- the LOC130370090 gene encoding RING finger protein 222; this translates as MAFYKHEGLEEPTEPECPVCYESLSGSERTLSCGHVFCHDCLVRTLVSITRDGVIRDTIICPVCRHLTFIKKQTDAVVSMLNEEKEETKQGEQTLKVPIPAPAGAEYFAHYPGALLQSAARTVPLGFDWRRCFRRMGALRRQILVFPNLDHNASQIFIISEQGRPMAEEDALREVSTVVVVQQPPVRPRRIKICTTGRWLLFLLSIFTLLALVAATLPWILLA